Genomic segment of Dromiciops gliroides isolate mDroGli1 chromosome 3, mDroGli1.pri, whole genome shotgun sequence:
TAGCAAAACTTAAGTCTTTTGGATGGAAATCTTTCTCAAATTAATTGCCTCTCTAGTAACCTTAGACTACCATGTCCTTTGAGTTCTTGAATGTTCCATTTATAACTGAAAGGCTGTGCGGTGAAATGGGCAGACCAATGAGTCTGAATTCAGGAGACCAAGGGGGACTCAAGTCCCATCACTGCTCCAAACTTgtttctgtaaaaatgaagacgGGATCTTCCCTAGTTGCTGAGATCAAAGTGGCTCCATAAACTTTATAGCTCCaagtaaatgtcagctattcctAGTAGTATTTGTCTATTCCACCCAAAATCATGAAGCACGGCCCTGCTCTCTCCTCATTTGGGCTCTGCCCTGTCTGCCCATGCCTTTGATGGGTCATCCATCTCTTGTCCCTTACCTGACTGTCTGAGGtccacccttccttctctctctctattctctctttcAAGAACCTCAATGATGATCATATCTACTCAGATGGACCCTAAATCTAGATATTGAGTCTTAATCTCACTCTTGAATTTCAGTCCCACATCACCCCCTGCCACACCTGGCTATCCCAACAACTCTCTAAAACTCAAGCTGTCCTAAGCAGAACTCATCTGGAAGCAGCTCTAGTGACCTAGCGATACTCTCAGAGGCTGCTCTGTCTGCCTGATGGGATGGCAAGGAACAGAGCAGTCACCTTCCCTCAATCCCACCTCCTTCAATCGATCACTCTAGCTTACAGCCTTAGTCATTCctgattctttcctcttcctttcacttgttATCCATCGTGCATTTCTATTGCTCTCTGAGCTATAACTTGAATTCTTCTAAGATCATGATTTGTAGCCACAGAGCATCACAGGCAGAATGACGTGAAAGAGATGGGCTTTTGCAGCAAACAATTTGAGCTGCAGGTTAAACTGCAATCTCCCCTAGATCGACCAAGTCAATATTCTTTCCTTACTTGTATGTTGGCCCAGTCTATCCATTAGTATAACAAGGACATGCATAAACAGAAAGTGAACTTAATTATGGTATTATTTCTAGTTCTACTGTGAAGGACAATCATTATATCAGGTTTTCCTTCAAGACAGATCCTGAAGCTTGATAAAAATTGCCATCATAGAAAAATATCAGGCCAGGTATCCCCTGTTAGGAAACATACCACATGCAATTCACATGTACTTGTGAAAAGCaagcacactcttttttttttttttagtgaggcaattggggttaagtgacttgcccagtgtcacacagctagtaagtgttaattgtctgaggctggatttgaactcaggtactcctgactccagggccagtgctctatccactgcgccacctagctgccccacactattTCTAACAAACCAAAATGACAAATGATTATAGATGACAATGTAAATATAGACCCAAATATTCGCGACTACTTAGCTTTAACAGTATGATAACCTTCAGTAGCAACCCCTGTTCTTCAGTTTGTTGTTTCTAGTCTGTAAAAAGCTGTTAAACCAGCTAATCTAGCATATTAGAATTGTGTGTAAAATAAGCGTAAAGAAATTCTGGCAGAAGGACTAAACCATGAGAACTGGGGATGAGCTTTAGTGCCAGAACCCTGGCTGGCCAGAGGGTcttatattttgttcttcctggttccccaaaAGTTATCCAGTGAAGTGTTAccataaaacacattttaaaaatcaccaaaGAAAGCTGTTCCCTGCCTGACTCCCATTTTGGAAAACACAAAGCACTAGACAGAAGAGTTGTAAAATGCATTAGCTCGACTGAGAAGATCAGCTGTTCTGAAGGTGGCCAGGTGCAAGGCCTTCCCTAtagctctccctcccctcccactagACCAGGGCACACACTATCAGTCACCTTCCTGAGGCAATCACACTCTTTCTGCAAAGATTCAGTCTCCACTTTGGGGCTTTCCACTTGTTGAACCAGGCTCCCTCCACCAGCCTTCTTCGAACACTGTTTATCTTGCAAACTGAAAGACAAAGTGTCTCAACAGGTTATCCCATCCACGTGCCAGCCTCCTGCCCTAACTGCTCTCTCTTTTTAGAGTAAGTAGGGCCGAGGCTCTTTGGCTCACTCCCCTTCCAACCCTCTCCTCCTGTCTCACTCAGGTGCTGCTGCACTTTCTGCAGAGAAAAACAAGGGCCCAGGGGCTGCTAATGTGATTTATTTGTCTACCATCCCACGACAAACCAGGAAAGAACAACCAGAGTGTTCAGTAACGGTTACTAACTAGAGAAGCAGGTGCCACCTCCCAAGTTATCTTTCCCTTAGGTGCTGAGGTGCCTTGTTATTTTGTTCCTAAAGCTGACTAAGGGAGCTGAGAGCAGTCCTGGGGTGGGGCTGCTTACCTGTGCACAGCAGAGAGGAGTTCCCGTTCTCTCTGTTTCAGGCTCTCAAGTTGAGATTCCCGCTCTGAGCAGCCTGCCCGGGCCTCTCCCAGCTTTCTCTCTAGATCTGTCATTTGCTCCTGCAGATCTGAGTTCTTCAGCTCTAATTCCCGGAGCTAGAGACAGAAGGCCAGGCTCAGATCCAACAAGTCAGGAGTGCTTCTCCCCCAGGGACCTCAAGGTGTTTTCAATCCAACCGCCAATGAACAGCCCACAACTTTGAACATTGTATacttggaattttcctttgagGAAGCACAGAGGCTTGAGAGGTAGCAtggtagagagaaaagaacactggactaggagtcagacGGCCTAGGTCTGCATTCTAGCTCTGCTTCCAGTGGTATGACCTTcctcaagtcacttgacctctctgggcctcaatttccttctctgtaaaatgaaggaatcagaTTAGATTCCTCAGGTCCTTTCCCACTCTAGAGTAACCTATAAACTTCCTGGGTGATTCCATTTCCTCCCAACAGGTCAGATACTATTTCTACCTTCTGGCTCTGCTTCTGATGATCCTCCCTAGTGGGTAGGTCAGCCAGATAGCGCTCCAGGGTCTCGATTCGCTGCTGTTTCTCCCGATTTTGCTCCGACtccttttgacatttctttttcagGTTGTTAATGTGTTTGTCCCGTCCCTTGACCTGTGTGAAGGGAAGTCACTTTTCTGTCTCAGTTGGCTCAGGGTTTGTTTCTATCAGACCCAGAATGTCAACcttcttttttcaaataaacaaTCTTTTCCCTTTGGCAATTACAATTGAGAGGTAAGCCTGCAACGAGTAGCCTTTCCCTTGGGACTCAGGATGACGTTGCACTGTGATAAGGGCAGGGAACATGAGAAAGATTAACAGGTCATTTGAGATTGGGGCACCAGTTACAGATTTAGAATGCCAGCACTTTTCAAACAAGGAATGAGAAGGTCACCAATCCTTAGGGGGCCTTAAAAGTAGATGCATTTCCTTCCAAAGGCATGCATCCTGTCTGGTTCACCTAGGTGGACTAACAATACATCTCccgccccccctcaaaaaaaccccatcagCTGCACAATAAACAAATCACTGGAAAAGGTAAATTCTACCTACAAAGTCTaagtttaaaaaacataatatagTAGAAAAAGAATTCCATTTAAGACCCAGCCTTGACATATATACTTCTCTGatcctcctcagtttcctcatctataaaatagggctaataatacTTATGCTACCCACCTTAAAACGCTGCTCTGAAAAAAGCATTTTGTTAACcaaaaagtactatagaaatgtagaTATTCTTATTTTCAGAAGACACAACCAaaagggaagtaaaaaaaaaaaagtcagtgaaaGGAAATAGACACTGACTGATCTCAGAGGAAGCAACTGATAGAACTAAAGGGGAAAATGTGACCAAAGGATGACTCATTAATGAGCTGATGGTCCTGGCTCAGGTGAAACTATCACTATTTACACCTGAAAAGCTGTGTGGTAATGCCTCCTATTTTTCTAATGCTTCATGGTTTCCAAAGAACTCCAGGCACAGCAAGGCTATGAGGTAAGAATGCAGTACGTTATTAACCCTTTTCTAccagaggaaactgaaggtcagggaAATGCCATGTCACAACCACATAGACACTAAGCAAAGGAGCCAAGATTTGGGCCAAAGTCTCCTGCCTCAACGCTGGCccactgttctttctactacTCTCAGCTGCCACTCTGTAAGAATACAGAAACTTGAGGAATTGAGGATTAGAGGAATGGGAGACCAGAGCCAATGGAAATGGGCCAGCATCCATGGTGTCCAGGTACCTTTCAGGGCAATCACAAGTAGACTGACCAGTATTCTAAGTTTTCCAAGTAGTTGCAAACATAAACTTCTCTCCATGTTTAGTCCACAGGAGGAAGAAAACCAAGCAAACTGAAACCAGGAATAATGGTGTAActgcttctctcctctgccaGCTGGCAAGGTCTGAGAGAATGGGGGAGTGAACAGTGGGGAATGCCCAAGTACTACTCTATTTACCTCAGGGTAGGTAACCAGAACAGGCAGGCAGCGCTGATGCTCAGAAAACATGGTCTTGGGAGCCCTCCTACCTGGCTCACATCTGCTCCTGGCATGGCCACCAGCATcatggccttggcaaggagagcCCCAACTTGTCTCTGGATGCCTCCAAATACCTTTCCAATTAGAGGGCAGCCCAACCATCTCTCACTCACCCTTtcctcttgtttctttccttcttctgaatGTTTCTGCAACGCCACCCTGAGGGACTCCCGAATGAGCTGTGCATCCACTTCTGAGGCAGAGAGTTTCTTTTCAAGCTCCATCTTTTCTTTACTGAGAACCTCTGTCTTCTGAGCAAACTGTGCTCGAAGGAAAGTGTTCTCTCGCTGCAACTCCTGCCAGAGAGATGCCCTACGTGTGACAAGTGCCTCAGTTCTtggctatatacatacatacatacatacacgtacacacacatgtacacacacacactttacactCAGATAACataaggtgaagaaactgagatctaaggaaatgaagtgacttgcccatggtcatagagTTCATAAACAGAACTGGGTTTTTGAGTCAATATGAATGAACCAACAGAAAATTTCCTGGACTCAGCAGATAAGTGGGGAAATCAAGTCTGGCTAAGTAACACAGAGTCAAAGGGCATAGGCCCTTATGGGGGAAGGCCATTTCCCTTCATCAGTTCCTCAGCAATACAGCTGTCTGTTCCCTCCTCTAACTGGTTTGCTCTgcaggtttgggggtgggggtggggggaagggaagccaAGGTTGATGGCTGTTATGGCTGCCCTCTAGCACTGTCTCCATCCGTTGGGAATTTGGCCtcgtggaaagagtattggattagCAGCaaagatttggagccagaaggatCTTTAGAGGCTAATGCACCCAACTTCCTCCCTTTAGAGAGAAGCCAAGCGCCTTTCCTGGGTCACACAACGAGCATGTGTCTCAAGTGAGATTGAACACAGCTCTTGCTGACTCCGAGTCCGGTGTCCTACTGCCTCTCTAGAGCCAGTTCTGCTGCTCTGATCTAAAGAACTTCAGGGAAGTCATCCCTTACAGTGGGGCTGTTTCTTCACCTCAAAGTGAGATATTAGTAAAAGTGCaaagcacagagcctggcacatagtaggtgctatttaaatgcttatttccttccctctccctcatctgtaaaacaaaaggaaGTTGGGGGAGAACTGACTGGGTTGGGGACCTTCACACCATTCTAAATGCCTTGCCCCACTCACACCTGAAGCCCCTGAAGCTCTCCTCTGGCCCTGGGCCAATATCTAGTTAGATATTGGCAATATCCATTACAATACTGAATGCTTTTACAACACCAAATAAGAAGACAATATGGAATACTTTTTTCACCACCCCTCTCAGTGCTGAGTACATGTCAGTACTTAATAAAGACTGAGTTGAATTCTGAACTCTTTGCTATGACCCTAACATGCTTCCTCACTTCTATGTCCCTGTGCTTTTGCCCACAGCTTCTTCCACACAAAACACCCTCTTGTAATTTCtattcatccttcaaggcccagtccCTGAATCCATGCCTGGCATCCCACTGGAGAGTGACCACTTCCTCCTGGGAGCTGCCGCAgtgctttgtattttttcctattgcaatttcaaattttacttcatatTATGGTAAAGACTGAAGCCTTTGATTCTGTGTGTCTTCCCAATAATAATATctggggggccgctaggtggcgcagtagataaagcactggccctagattcaggaggatctgagttcaaatccagcctcagacacatgacactagctgtgtgaccctgggtgtgtcacttaaccctcattgccccacaaaaaaaccaaacaaaaacaaaaaccaaataatatCTGACACAGCAAtcaaaagtttgcaaagtgatgTATATTTATTGTCTGATCGGATCCTCACAAGTAAGTACTACTATATTCtcctccctttacagatgagaaaactgagagaagtAAAGCTATCTGTCTGTAGTTATAATGggaggtgtcagaggcaggatttgagccccaggtctctcctgacttgaacccagtgctctttccactacaccacactgcctcactATAGTATGAACTGTTTAAGAGCAGTTACTGTATTTTATCTCTGTAACAATCTGCCCTTTGTGTGCTATCCCAGGCCATCCCCAGTCTGAGAGGTAGAAACATACACACGCACCCCTACAACAGTGCCCTGGACCTTTGGCTGTTACTTACTTGCAGTCTCAGCATGCAGACACCCCCATAGTGGGCAGGGCGACCCAACAGGGCACTGTGGACCTGAAGCTCACTCTCACGAACTTTCTGTTCCAACTGAGAGATATGCTGCCTCTGCCTGTAAAGAGCCAGCAAAGTCAAGCACAGGCACATGTCAAAGCAAACTTCTTGAGCGACAGCCTGCCTGAAACTGGAGCCTTCCCTTTCCCTAAGCAGACGGACACAATCGGTCCTATTTAACTGAGATGAGAATCTCAAGGTCTGGGCTGatgatagggaagggaagaaggaaaaggatttcTGGGGGAAGGGACAAACAACTAAAAATGAGTAAGTCAGTCGTCTGCCCCTCAAAATGACACATACCCCCAAGGTAATGTTAAGCACACTCAAGAACAGGCTAGATATTAAGGCAGCTCTTTCGCTACTAGGCACTGAGAGTATCTTGGAGGCAAATATGAAAAGGCAGGAAGTTATGTTCGGATGgctattcccttctccctctgcccTTACTTGTTGATGAGGAGATCCTTTTCCTTCAGGAGGCTCTCGTTGCTGTTCAGGATGCTCACCCACTGCGCTGGCAAAGATGGAGCATAAGCTGTGGGGTGGTGGCAAGTGGCTCCATTTGGGAGCTGAAAGACAAACAGGCCATGGGAAGTGACTTAATGTCGCTACCCAGAACCCTGCAGGGCCTTTCCTACCcatctaaaatgaagaaaatacttcCATTCCAGCATTCAGAGCCTTCCACAAtctgactcccctctccctttgCAGGCATTTTCATGGCTGGAAGGCTCCTTTAGTCCAAACCTTACTGGAGAGCAATTCTTTTTATGATATCCAAGAAAAGTATCCATTTAGCCTCTGTCTGAAGGTGGGGGTTGTTCTCCACCTTCCAAGGCCACCCAATTCCATACTTGGACATTAATTtataggaaaggggcagctaggtggtgcagtggatggagcgccagctttggaatcaggaggacccaagttcaaatccagcttcagacacttattagctgtgtgaagctgggcatgtcacttagccccgattttgttaaaaaaaaaaatgtgtatgtgtgtgtgtgtgtgtgtgtgtgtatgtatttatttttcctgtatcATTAGCTAAGATCTGCCCatctgcaacttctacccattcttctagttctgccttctgatgCCAAGGAGAAAAAGTTCAATTCTTTTTCTACTGTTGTCCTTCAAACACTAGAATCTATCaattcatcaataagcatttattaaggacccacTTTGTGAAGAAAGTTATCAGGTTTCCCTCAagtcttttcttcaatgagctaaCCAGCCAGCCTTATGCCCTTGAACACTCACAGCAGAAGTCCCCATCCTGTCCGTCTACCTAAGGACAGGTTCTAGGCTGTCAGTACCTTTCCTCATATGTCTAAGCGACATTCCAATCCAACTGAGCTGGTCCCTCTCACTATCTATCTTGTCCTCTTGGAGGCTCTGCTCCCACTACCCATCCCCCATGACCAAAAGGGGCTCCTCGCTGACAAATGAACGCCTGCCTTTTTTCAAGGCCTGCCTCCTCCGTACAgtctttccaccccccccccccccgaacaaTGGCTTCTTTCTCCAATTTCTCACTGCACATAGTTTAAGGTCTATGCTGTGTGTACTCAACCAGTTCTGCCTTGGACCAGATATTTGTACACGGGCCTATTTTCATCCCTCTGCCCCACCCACTGGTCTAAACTCCCAGGGCAGGATCTGTGCCGTATTCCATCTTCTGGTCTCCTATGCCTAAACAGTGCACGTAGATAGCAGAGATCCTTATAAAGCTTGCTGAATTGAAATGACAGAAGAGCTGTGACAGACACCTGGTCCCTGGCCAGCATGATCTTCAGCTGAGCTCTGTGTTGGCTGGGCCTGAGAGAACCcagtgtttattgactaattttAGCTCTCTTTTAGGACTGGAGGAAACTCATGAGGAAGGAGGCTCGGCCTGCAAGCTATATACTGCCCTGCCCCCAAGCAAGGCTCTAAATTCTAAGGAAAGGTCAGTTGGGCTTTATCTGGTAATAGAGACAAAGCACACAGCTGAGTTGGTTCTCATCAGCTAGGGGCTAAGAATTCCTCTTCCTACCACCCCTATTCACTTTACTGGAGGAAGTAGCTAACTGGGAAAACACCATGGGTCTGAAGTCTGAAAAAGTAGGTTTGAAGTTGGGCTTCTatccacactagctgtgtgactctgactaAGTTGaagtcttggtttccttatttataaaatgagactaACAGCTCCTGCCTTTCCAGCTCACAAGGATGTTGGaagaatcaaatcagataatgaAAACTTTGGAAATAATATAGTGTGGGagtgcgcgcgtgcgcgcgcgcacgcacacacgcacgcacgcacgcacgcacactcAGCATCATCATCCAGAAGCATTTGGACTTCCCTGAAATAGTTCCCCTTACAGCTGaagcctttctcttttcttagaaACCTTTTCTGCTTATTAAGTACCAGTGGTCTCAAAGCATTCTTTTGTCTAACACCTCCATCTCCAAGAGAAGtaatctttcctcttttttttttttattaaagactATTCTAGGTCAACCATAAGTACTCAAGGCAAAACCTAAAACCTAAATAATTCTAGGAGGGGCCCCAACatacaggccctgaattcaggaggacatgagttcaaattcagcctcagacacttgacacttactagttgtgtgaccctgggcaagtcaaccctcactgccccacaaaaaaaaaaaagcataattaaCAGCACTGTACCTCCAGCGATGctcatttctaaagtgctttaagaTGTACCAAGTATTTTTCTTGCAATACCCTATGTGCTAAGCGTAGGATAGAAGGCTAAtgcatacagctactaagtggcagaaccagaattcaaactctCTTCTTATAgctccagatctggtgctctttctattataccatcaGCAGGGCAAATAAGATTTTTCTCATCTTATAGATGTGACAAGACGCTTATAGAGGGTTAAGCaattccctgccccccacccccaccccaagctagCCAActggtgtcagagacaggacttttAAACCCAAGGTCACTGTTTTCATCACACCATGTTTTAGCAAAGATAACATTATAGTAACAAGAAAAGGGATGTTTACCTTCATTTGTTCCATCTGTAACCGAATTGACTCCAGCTGCTGTCGGCATGTGCTGAGTTCACAAGACTGTTCCTGGGAATGCCAAGTGTCAGGAGCTTGCAGCCACCCCTGCGACTGgagaggctttgaaaagccagatgCTGCCTGAAGCAGCTCACCAGCAATGGCATGGGTCCCATTTTGTTCACATCCAGCCCCAACACCTGGGGTCTTCTTAGACTCAGGCAGCACCTTGTACAACTCTTTGCCTGTCTCAGCTGTTGGATTTTGCAGAGGAAATCGGTAGTAGGGATCTGAATACAGTGTTTCCATCAGTACAGACTGGTTGAGGGTTGGCTCCATGTTGGGAGTATCAAActtcctcatctcctcttctctttcgTGACCCAAAGCAGGAAACCAGGACTGCTCAATTCCATTTTCCCCAGGAGTTCCACAGAGGTACATGAGATCCCTAGGCAGGCCTGGAGACCTGTTCATAGTGCTGAGGTCTCCATTCCGGGGCCACCCCACGTTTTCAGACAATCCTGACACAGGCGGTTTGGAGGAAAGGAGCCCCGTAGGGGTGGAAGCTGGCTTGACTGGAGAGGTCCCCAAAGTAGATGGCATCACATGGGCTGTAGGAATGTTTACTTGTCTTTTGATGGGCTGGAAGGACGAGCTGCCACTTGAGCTGCAAAACTCTGGAGAAAGAAGAGCCTTCTATAAGCCAGGAAAAAAGCATCAAGCCTTCCCAAGTTCAGCTGCTGTAGAGAAAGGGACATCAACTTAGAAGGGTGGCGTGAGTTCTAGGAGCTCAACTGCTAACTTGCCAAGGTAAACCCACAAAAGGCAGTACTGGCTGCTTCTAGAGCCACATCTCCAGGCCCTCCTCTTAAGTTACATTCTATTCCCTGTACCTCCTGAGAAGGCATCTTCCTAGTCAAGAAATTAAggctattaaaaaaacaattactaCTTATTGAAGGGTaccaaaagaagagaagaattagtTCCTGTCAAAGATCAGCAACCACAAGCTATAGCTCCATCGAAAACAAATTTCCCCTAAGTCCATGGCACAACTAAATGCCACATTGTCACCCCAGTGACTTTCATCACTCTGAGGTGAATGGGAGCATGAAACAACTACCCTAGGGAGAAAATGAAGTCTTGTCTCCTTCAATGCCCAGGGCAGCAAGGAGGCATGGTGCCTGAGCCTGTGACTATACTGGTTCACACACCCCAAACCTGGCTTCACATGGAAATGCAAAGTTATTCTTAGTAACTCTCAGGTTTCACTCCAGCAACACTGAAGCACACTGTATCTTTAATTTTGCTTGCTCCTTGTCAGTGCACCAAAGCCTATGGTCGTGATTTTGAGCTCTTCCTCATATTGGGTCTGTTTCCCCTGACCCCATGTGATTGCTTGGGTATTTATTTCACTTAATCTCTGGATCTGTTTCcacatatttaaaaagaatgggCTGGACTAGGTAATTTCTAAGGTTCCTAAAAATCTCTACTATGCAATTATTCTATGTACTCTTTAGCCTGGGAGATTGATGAGGTCATGATTACTGTCTTCAAACATCTGAATGATAATGTAAAAGAGGAATGAGATTTGTTCCAGTAGACCTTGGAGTGACTTTACAAGAAGGAAGGTTTTTAGCTCAGTCAAACAATCACAGTAGtcaaaaaggggggtggggataggGTGGAAGTTAAAGAATGAGGTGCCTTGGGAAATGATGAATTCCCAGGCATTGGAGGTATCTAAAAGATGGCACTGTGGGGAGGTTTCCTGGCTCAGGTAAAAgtgggactagatgatttctttgttttgttttgttttgtttttttggggggggggatgagggttaaatgacttgcccagggtcacacagctagcaagtatcaagtgtgtgaggctagatttgaactcaggtcctcctgaatccagggctggtgctttatctactgcgccacctagctgccccaggctagAAGGTTTTTACAAGGAAGTACTTGATAAGGTACCAAATTTAttactaaaaattttaaatgactataCCACATCTtttcattcagtcaatcaatcagtattcATTGAGCCTATACCATGGCCAGAACACTCTACATGAAGAGAGATCTAAAAGAAGTAATAAGTCAAAGTCTCTGCCTGCTAGGAGACTGCAATCATCCCTGGAGAGGCGACATATAGGAAAACTGAGCAATAGGGGGTTATTACATATCATATTCTCCTGAATGAAGCCCACCATCACTCACTCAtaacttctctttttttgaggttcatgctattcatatTGATATCACCCAATCACAACCCTGGCAGCTACTGTCTATAGACCCTAAggtcatttcccttcctttctcaatgaATTTGATACCTGGCCCACAGTTgttttctcctccccaactcctgctctCATACTAGGGGACTCATCATACATGCTGACTCAGCTTCAAACACCCTGACCACTCAATTCCTCAACCTACTCACTGCCTGTGAGCCCCATGGGGGGCTCCCATTCCACCTCACCACATCAGCCACACAcaagatggtcatacccttgatcttgccaccCCCCACAAATCCACCACCTTCCCCATTCAAGAATTCCAAAATCCCCTTATCCAAACAAAACCTATTAGATTTCACCAGTTTGCCTCCTTTACAAAATCCTATTCTTTGTCCACACTGTGACCCCTCCAATCCCTTGCCCTCTCAATTCTCTCCTAAGCCACCTCCCCTGCACTAGCCACTTTCTCCTCTCTTGCACATTTGGTCCCACATTCACCTGTACACTGTGCCCCTCTCGTCAATCCCTAGCCCTTATCAACTATGCCCTACCAAGGCTCATCCCTGAATCACTCCCACCATTTGCTGCCTTTGCCCCTACATACATGCCACTGAAAGGAGAAAAACCACAAAATTGTTGTGATTTAGTCCACTCCAAATTTAAGTGACACAACCTCccctgggccctcactgctgctaggcagtCCCACCATACCTCCCTTCTCAGCTCCctctccacagcagctcttccaaacccttccatccttcctccaaCCTCTCATGGTTCCTCCTCCCCCCAGCactgagaaccttgcctcctattttacagaaaacattCAAGCCATTTGCTGTGaactcccctcttcctcatctcctatcactcagatgTCTCTGctactctcctccttctcccgtctcacatgatgaaatggccttactccttaccaaggctaacccttcTACCTGCTCagcaatcccattccatcccatctccaaCAGATGCTCCAATCTAGTACTTATTTTCTATCCATTCCTTTCCACTGCCTACAAGCATGCCCATATCTCCCCTATCCTGAAAACACCCTCACTTATCCTTCCATCTCTGctaactatcatcctatatctttatcctttgtagctaaactttGTAGCTAAACTCGAAAAGTATGTTGACAATAAGGTGcctccaccttctctcctctcactctttaCTTAGCCCCTTACAATTTGGCTTTCAGCCTTATTCTGTTTGAAACTGCtcttttccaaagttaccaatgatcccttagttgccaaatccaatggtcttttct
This window contains:
- the CEP85 gene encoding centrosomal protein of 85 kDa isoform X3 is translated as MAVQEKYPGGRISQASPKDSNLIQKGSSLGTEWQTPVISEPYRSRFSRCSGVADSADSAIGTSCSDIVEEFCSSSGSSSFQPIKRQVNIPTAHVMPSTLGTSPVKPASTPTGLLSSKPPVSGLSENVGWPRNGDLSTMNRSPGLPRDLMYLCGTPGENGIEQSWFPALGHEREEEMRKFDTPNMEPTLNQSVLMETLYSDPYYRFPLQNPTAETGKELYKVLPESKKTPGVGAGCEQNGTHAIAGELLQAASGFSKPLQSQGWLQAPDTWHSQEQSCELSTCRQQLESIRLQMEQMKELQRENTFLRAQFAQKTEVLSKEKMELEKKLSASEVDAQLIRESLRVALQKHSEEGKKQEERVKGRDKHINNLKKKCQKESEQNREKQQRIETLERYLADLPTREDHQKQSQKLRELELKNSDLQEQMTDLERKLGEARAGCSERESQLESLKQRERELLSAVHSLQDKQCSKKAGGGSLVQQVESPKVETESLQKECDCLRKIVDKQQKKIDQLCSQVKSLEAEVAQEEGAGQALKEEARRRENALEQLRLAVKELSGQNQDLIEKNLTLQEHLRQAQPASLPSADTAQLAQELHHELGSCLHDLQAVCSIVTQRAQGKDPNLSLLLGIHSVAHPSTEPDLQKPDVIIKKLEEVRQLHRDIEELRTTISDRYAQDMGDNCITQ
- the CEP85 gene encoding centrosomal protein of 85 kDa isoform X2 — protein: MAVQEKYPGGRISQASPKDSNLIQKGSSLGTEWQTPVISEPYRSRFSRCSGVADSADSAIGTSCSDIVEEFCSSSGSSSFQPIKRQVNIPTAHVMPSTLGTSPVKPASTPTGLLSSKPPVSGLSENVGWPRNGDLSTMNRSPGLPRDLMYLCGTPGENGIEQSWFPALGHEREEEMRKFDTPNMEPTLNQSVLMETLYSDPYYRFPLQNPTAETGKELYKVLPESKKTPGVGAGCEQNGTHAIAGELLQAASGFSKPLQSQGWLQAPDTWHSQEQSCELSTCRQQLESIRLQMEQMKLPNGATCHHPTAYAPSLPAQWVSILNSNESLLKEKDLLINKQRQHISQLEQKVRESELQVHSALLGRPAHYGGVCMLRLQELQRENTFLRAQFAQKTEVLSKEKMELEKKLSASEVDAQLIRESLRVALQKHSEEGKKQEERVKGRDKHINNLKKKCQKESEQNREKQQRIETLERYLADLPTREDHQKQSQKLRELELKNSDLQEQMTDLERKLGEARAGCSERESQLESLKQRERELLSAVHSLQDKQCSKKAGGGSLVQQVESPKVETESLQKECDCLRKSLEAEVAQEEGAGQALKEEARRRENALEQLRLAVKELSGQNQDLIEKNLTLQEHLRQAQPASLPSADTAQLAQELHHELGSCLHDLQAVCSIVTQRAQGKDPNLSLLLGIHSVAHPSTEPDLQKPDVIIKKLEEVRQLHRDIEELRTTISDRYAQDMGDNCITQ